A genomic region of Exiguobacterium oxidotolerans JCM 12280 contains the following coding sequences:
- a CDS encoding dihydrolipoyl dehydrogenase family protein has product MRTYDCIIIGTGSAGNQAAYKFVEKGLRVAIIENFTPGGTCAQRGCDAKKILLTGSETKDAVERLLGYGLKGLISIDWRQLMERKNEYTRAIPEQTRARYDEIGIDYFHGEPRFLSKERIVVDDTELEAKHFLIATGLRPRELSIPGSERFLTSNEFLELRDVPRRLVCIGGGYISFEFAHLARIAGAEVTIVLRSRPLKQFEQELVEVLLEATQALGIKIVHSAEAVSYHGTTLQLSNDTTVETDVVLNATGRVASVDQLDLEKAGVEYEEKGIHVNEYLQSSTSNIFAAGDVALSGNPALTPFAGTEGSLAAHNMIEGPSRKLELLPVPSVVFTAPNVTQVGQTEAALKKADISYRGHLIDTSSWQTNVRIKDPFARAKVLIGDDDQILGAHFIGVHAAELANYFSFAMQHRIPSSALQQTSFAYPTPASDISSLLVD; this is encoded by the coding sequence ATGCGTACATATGATTGCATTATAATTGGAACAGGCTCTGCTGGGAATCAAGCAGCTTATAAATTCGTCGAGAAAGGACTTCGCGTCGCGATAATCGAAAATTTCACTCCAGGTGGAACATGCGCTCAACGTGGATGTGATGCAAAAAAAATTCTTTTGACTGGCAGTGAAACGAAAGATGCTGTCGAGAGATTGCTCGGTTATGGTCTTAAAGGACTCATCTCCATCGATTGGCGTCAATTAATGGAACGAAAAAATGAATATACACGTGCCATCCCGGAACAAACACGTGCGCGTTATGACGAAATCGGAATCGACTATTTCCACGGTGAACCCCGATTCCTCTCGAAGGAACGGATCGTAGTCGATGACACTGAACTCGAAGCGAAACACTTTTTGATTGCCACTGGCTTACGACCACGCGAATTGTCGATTCCAGGAAGCGAACGCTTCTTGACAAGCAATGAATTTTTAGAATTACGAGATGTCCCGCGGCGCCTTGTCTGCATCGGCGGCGGATATATTTCATTCGAGTTCGCTCACCTCGCCCGCATCGCCGGGGCAGAAGTCACGATCGTGTTACGGTCTCGTCCTTTAAAACAGTTTGAACAGGAACTTGTCGAAGTGTTGCTCGAAGCGACCCAAGCACTTGGGATTAAAATCGTGCATAGTGCAGAAGCTGTCTCCTATCACGGGACGACGCTTCAACTATCAAATGATACAACGGTCGAAACCGATGTCGTCTTAAATGCTACCGGTCGTGTCGCGAGCGTCGACCAGCTCGACCTTGAAAAAGCAGGTGTCGAATACGAAGAAAAAGGCATCCATGTCAATGAATACCTCCAGTCGTCTACTTCAAACATTTTTGCTGCAGGTGATGTCGCGCTCAGTGGCAATCCCGCCTTAACCCCGTTCGCAGGAACCGAAGGGAGTCTTGCGGCACATAATATGATTGAAGGACCTTCTCGAAAACTGGAGTTATTACCGGTTCCGAGCGTCGTCTTTACTGCACCGAACGTCACGCAAGTCGGACAAACGGAAGCGGCTTTAAAAAAAGCTGACATATCTTATCGCGGTCACTTGATCGATACCTCTTCCTGGCAGACGAATGTCCGCATCAAAGATCCCTTCGCGCGTGCTAAAGTACTGATTGGTGACGATGATCAAATTCTCGGCGCTCATTTCATCGGGGTTCACGCCGCTGAACTTGCGAACTATTTTTCATTCGCGATGCAACACCGGATCCCAAGTTCCGCCTTGCAACAAACGAGTTTCGCTTATCCGACACCCGCTTCCGATATTTCTTCGTTACTCGTTGATTAA
- a CDS encoding VOC family protein has translation MIRYGYTILYIDDPKQTLLFYHELLGLPIKAQHGSYVEFDTGTTTLAFNTKEDVRTLIAYDIPDKTGPQSLEIGFVTDDVKGVYERIIAAGFLSILAPTVKPWGQTVAYVLDPDGHLVELCSPMS, from the coding sequence ATGATTCGTTACGGCTATACGATTCTTTATATTGATGACCCAAAACAGACATTGCTGTTTTATCATGAATTATTAGGTCTACCAATCAAAGCGCAGCATGGAAGCTATGTTGAATTTGACACGGGCACGACGACACTCGCCTTTAATACGAAAGAGGATGTACGAACGCTGATTGCGTACGACATCCCGGACAAGACCGGACCGCAGTCACTCGAAATCGGATTCGTTACTGATGATGTTAAGGGCGTATACGAACGAATCATCGCAGCAGGATTCCTTTCAATCCTCGCTCCAACGGTTAAACCGTGGGGACAAACCGTCGCTTATGTACTTGACCCGGACGGTCACCTCGTCGAGCTCTGTTCACCGATGTCTTGA